A window of Xiphophorus hellerii strain 12219 chromosome 7, Xiphophorus_hellerii-4.1, whole genome shotgun sequence contains these coding sequences:
- the cnga4 gene encoding cyclic nucleotide-gated cation channel alpha-4, translated as MWSLVSLSACFFLPRHIPLSWIERAIDPAEQFYYVWLQVMIVPIVYNCVIIILRTCFTAIGLSYLPVWLTLDYVSDLMYAADMTVTLHTGFLDQGILIKDLTRLRKRYLRSKHFMWDLVSLLPTDFLYFAFGFETPLVRINRLVRIPRLNEALDRMETRTSYPNTFRIIKLMIYIFVLIHWNACLYFALSNYIGFGSDQWVYPNITDPMFASMRRQYFYCFWFSAQIFTTVGDTPLPIREDEYLFMIADMLIAVLVFASIVGNVGNVITSLRDRDNVFFPNHELVKAYLRSHHVSKELRQRIDNWYQHLHINKKIMRENEILQQLPLHMRTEIAVSVHLPTLSKVTIFQSCEKSLLEDLVLKLTPQVFSPGEYVCRKGDVGHEMYIIKEGKLAVVADDGVTEFAVLSAGNFFGEISILNIKGNKSGNRRTANIKSIGHSDLFSLSKEDLTDVLSEFPAAKRHLEEKGRQILIKMGMLEERAEVEEVEAEKVETKIERLESSLEVLRTKLARLMVELESSNRKTRARVEQLEMRVAVLHIHLPPGEEGGEGGSGREDGVGGEADWEREEAEGEEEGAEENGGKQGGNGDNDVTKEGDGESTKSTKDETERVAVGNKFDLKDSDCLKGKESDGEKIIEKGDERPGKGDGAEIEPRNQKHDGESVDKEYQRRLRRKRRAGFKLKENKS; from the exons ATGTGGAGTCTTGTAAGTCTTTCTGCCTGTTTCTTTCTTCCACGTCACATTCCTCTCAGCTGGATAGAGCGGGCCATTGATCCTGCAGAACAGTTCTATTATGTCTGGTTGCAAGTGATGATAGTGCCGATTGTTTACAACTGCGTAATCATCATTTTAAG GACCTGCTTCACAGCGATTGGTCTGAGCTATCTTCCTGTGTGGCTCACGCTGGACTATGTGTCAGACCTCATGTACGCTGCTGACATGACTGTCACTCTGCATACTG GCTTCCTGGATCAAGGAATCCTCATCAAAGACCTGACTCGCCTCAGGAAGCGCTACCTGCGCTCCAAACATTTCATGTGGGACTTAGTTTCCCTGCTGCCCACTGACTTCCTCTACTTTGCCTTTGGCTTTGAGACGCCCTTGGTGAGGATCAACCGGCTTGTCCGTATCCCGCGGCTCAATGAGGCCCTGGATCGGATGGAGACAAGAACCTCCTACCCTAACACTTTCCGCATCATAAAGCTCATGATCTACATCTTTGTGCTGATCCACTGGAATGCCTGTCTTTACTTTGCTCTGTCGAATTACATCGGCTTTGGAAGCGATCAGTGGGTCTACCCCAACATCACTGACCCGATGTTTGCCTCCATGCGGCGCCAGTACTTTTACTGCTTCTGGTTCTCAGCCCAGATTTTCACCACCGTAGGAGACACCCCTCTGCCAATCAGGGAGGATGAGTATTTATTCATGATTGCAGACATGCTCATTGCCGTGCTGGTGTTCGCATCGATTGTCGGGAATGTCGGGAATGTCATCACGAGCTTAAGGGACAGAGACAATGTCTTTTTCCCCAACCACGAGTTG GTCAAAGCATACCTGCGTAGCCACCACGTTAGCAAGGAGCTTCGACAGCGCATTGACAACTGGTACCAGCATCTTCACATCAACAAGAAGATTATGCGGGAGAACGAaatcctgcagcagctgccGTTGCACATGAGGACAGAGATCGCCGTCAGCGTCCACCTCCCGACTCTTTCTAAAGTCACCATCTTCCAGAGCTGTGAGAAAAGTCTGCTGGAGGATCTGGTTCTTAAGCTCACACCTCAG GTGTTCAGCCCAGGAGAGTATGTCTGCAGGAAGGGAGACGTGGGCCACGAAATGTACATCATCAAAGAAGGGAAGCTCGCAGTTGTAGCAGATGACGGCGTTACAGAGTTTGCGGTGCTGAGTGCGGGGAATTTCTTTGGAGAAATCAGCATCCTTAACATCAAAG GTAACAAGTCGGGTAACCGTCGCACTGCCAACATCAAGAGCATCGGCCACTCCGACCTGTTCAGCCTTTCCAAAGAGGACCTGACCGACGTGCTGTCTGAGTTTCCTGCAGCCAAGCGtcacctggaggagaaaggCCGGCAGATCCTTATCAAGATGGGGATGTTGGAGGAAAGGGccgaggtggaggaggtggaggctGAGAAGGTTGAGACAAAGATAGAGAGGCTGGAGAGCAGCCTGGAAGTCCTGCGGACCAAACTGGCCCGGCTCATGGTGGAGCTGGAGTCGAGCAACAGGAAGACGAGGGCCAGAGTGGAGCAGCTGGAGATGCGGGTCGCTGTGCTGCACATTCACCTGCCACCTGGTGAggaaggaggggaggggggCTCAGGAAGAGAGGACGGGGTCGGAGGAGAAGCTGACTGGGAGCGGGAGGAagcagagggagaggaggagggtgCGGAGGAAAATGGGGGAAAGCAGGGAGGTAATGGCGATAATGATGTGACCAAAGAAGGAGACGGTGAGAGCACTAAAAGTACAAAGGATGAGACTGAAAGAGTGGCGGTGGGGAATAAATTTGATCTGAAGGACTCAGACTGTCTGAAAGGCAAAGAAAGTGATGGAGAGAAAATCATAGAGAAAGGAGACGAAAGACCTGGGAAAGGTGATGGAGCTGAGATTGAACCGAGGAATCAAAAACACGACGGAGAATCGGTGGACAAGGAATACCAAAGAAGACTCAGACGAAAAAGGCGCGCAGGgttcaaattaaaagaaaataaaagttaa